CAGTGGGAATCTTGATTCCTTCTATGGTTTTATGCTTCTGGAAAACAGCCTGGTTAAGAGGTTCACAGAGGGATGAGAGTGGATGGGAAGGCGGCCAAAGTTGAGCATCTGAAGACTTAGCATAACATGCGTTCAGTATATTACATTATAGAAATTTAAGGGAAGTTTGGCACCTATGGGCTCGATAACTAGTGTTACGGAATAATGTATAGAGAAGCAACTGGCTGGGTCACTCTATCTGTACATGCTATATTCAGGCTCACTGCAGCGTCCGCGTTCCATGCTCGTATAATTGTCGATGTTACCCCTCCACCCTGAGCAGGCGACAAAAGAAAGTGTTCATACTTTTCTCTGGGAGTCTACAAGGTCAATAATGGTACGACAAACATCTGGAAGCTCGGATCTTCAAGTATCCTCATGGATCATATCTCCACAAAGGTAAAGCTAGAGTCAGGTGATGAGAAGGCGAAGATGATGGAGCAGGCTATCACAATATTTGCATCGATGGAAGGTAGATGCACTTTACGAAAGGCTACATTTGGGATGAAGGGCTACTCAACTACAAACCACGAGAATTGATGGCAAGCGAAATGACAAGATCCGAAGTTTTATAAATGATGCACTATAGAAAAAGAACTATGGAAAAAAATGTAGTAAACATACAGAAACATATGCTTGTCCCTAAATGCAACCAAGATATGGGTGCCAAAAAGCTGAACGTGCCCCACAACATTGACAATCTGTGACCTAATAAACAAGAAAGTCGGGGTTCTGCACTTGCCTGCAGCATCTTTGATCGGTACCTCTGTCGTCTCATCATGAATAATTTGTTTATCTGCCAAATCCTATTTCCAAATTAAAGGCACGACAGAGAGCAACTGTTCCTCCGTCAGTTCGATCACATCTTCGATCCCGGACACAACTTTGTATAAATCCATAGACTCTCTGAGCGACAGTTCAGCCGCCTCTGTATCCCCCATGGCCTTTTGTAATTTTGCTTGGCGAAACAATGCCAGTGCCAGCTGTGCCCGGTAACAGCTATGTGCCCGGTAACCTTTCACTGCTGCCTCCAAGTAAAGGCTAGGTAAGGTAGTAATATGCAGAAGTTAGCCCAAGACTttgaaagaaagaaatccTCGGTCTCAGACCAGAACAAGGTACAAGAACGTGATTTACCTACCTCGCCGTTTCATATTGTATTTTCTCCATGTGGTAGCTCCCAAGAATGCTGCACATATGCGCAACGTAGTGTGACTTGCTTCCAACAGTCTTTCTGAAATTCTGAAGGGCCTCGAAGCAATTCTCGAAAGCCTCATCCAATAAGCCCTGTTTTCTCTTCACAAAGGCAAGGCACCGGTGCACGATCCCTAGTCTGATGGGGGTAACATGTCATGTTAGTAAGCTGGTTGGATATCGAACAACCCATTGATGATGACATGCACGTCGGTGGTTCAAACATTGAAGAGGTGGGAGGTAGAAACTAACTGAAACAGATGTCCTTCGGAGGAGTGTGTAGTCCAGTAGTCCAAAGCAAGCTGAAGTCGATGCATAGCTTTGTCATAATCTCCCCTGGCTGCTAGCGCAAAGGCCTGGTGGCTACTTGCAAATGTCGGGAAATCGGAACCGTTCTTGTACGCCTCGGTGACCTCTGTCATATCGATACCAATTTGGGCGTTATGAATTGCGTCGTCGTACTGGCCTGCCAGCATCTGGATGTGAGCCAACTCGCCGTGTGCCATTGCCACGCGAGCCTCCCCCAGCACTGTTCCATCGCGGAGTTTCACCCGAAGTTCATAGTGCTCCCAGGCGTACTTGAGGTTCTGCTGTATGCTCTCATTAACCTCTGCTTCAACTACTGAAAGAGAGAATAATGCGTCTGCGCGGATTTCAGTCATGACCTTGTTAGACTCGTattgagaagaggaagcgaGAGACGCATCGGAGAGGCGTAGGACATGCAACAGCAGAGGCTTGGCTTGCTCAAAATCATTACGCTCTCGAAGGTACCTGTAAACAGTCATTGTTAGTAAACCTATGACGCAGCAAATGGAGGAACATGAAGATCTACTAACCAGCCGGCAAACAGCAGGAGTCTGGCTAAGCTATGATGAGCTTCGGGAGACTCGATCTCGGCTGAGTAACGGTCAAAGAACCCCTTCAGCTTGATGATATGTGGCAAAAGATCCTCAGATGCTTCCCATGTCGCGGTATCGTGGTCAAACTGAAGGAAGGCGGTAGGCCATCCCTTGAGGACGAGAAACGCCGCGAATTCGAGCATCTGCAACATCCGAGGCCGTTCCATTTGGGATCTCACTACGTCTTGAACAAGACGGTGCACCGTCAATCTTCCATCATCCCTGTTCCTTCTGATCAGTGAGATCTGTGACAGATCTGAACGTGCCTCATCAAGATCAAATTCGTCCATCGGGTACTCTTCTGGCAACACTTGTGTGGGTGGAAACGACGGTCTGATCAGCGATTCTTTGATCGAGTCCGGATTAAGGAATGAGAGAACCTGGAGAACTGACCGACTGTTTGAAGATAACCCTTCAAGTGCCCAGACGGTGAAGATTGAATGCTTGTACTGTGCACCACGAGACCTCAACGCACGATCGTTTGCAAGCTTCTCCACGGAGTATCGGTCATAAAAAGCTACGAATTCAGGCAGTGATTTGTCGCGTTTTGTGATGAAGGCAGCGATCTGTGTGATGGCTAGCGGCAATCCACCAAGTCGTTCAGCAATATCCAGTGATGCTTGTACATTTTGTGGCAACGTGTGATTGATCCCAGGAGTCAATTGTCGAAGCAGATCGGCAGCTTCTTTCCTTTCAAATGGTTCCAGGTCTAGTGTTAACCTGCCGACGTGGGCCTCCAAGTTTCTGCTTGTCAGCAAGATGGATCCATCTGGATTGTCTGGCCAATAATCTTCGAGTAACGAGAGGTCGTCAGCATTGTTGAATATGAGCAACCAGCTTGCTTTCTTGTTCGACGTGTCCTccgcaccatcctccccttcagtTGGCGCCGTCGCATCCTTGGGTCTGGCCTTCGGTCGCTTGGTAGGGTTGTTAAACCACTCGCGGGCGATATTTCGGCTAACCACCCGGTCTTGACCGGTATTGGCACCGAGATAGGTTGCAAAAAGCTCAAAGCCTTCTGATAGCTGTgttgcttcttctgcttcaaCCCAGATCACAGCATCGAAGTAGTGTTGTCGTGAAAATGCAAACTCACGCGCAAGCTCAGTTTTGCCTACTCCCCCCATTCCACATATCGCCAACTCTCGGTGTGGCTCTCTTATGAGTTCACATTTCGATTCCTTTCGAGGAACCAACACGGTCTCCATGTAGCTTAGGAGCTTTTGACGTCCAGTAAATTGAACGTTACGGTCAGATGGTTTGAGCGTCGTATAAGGTGCCTGTAAAGAAAGAGGGCATGACTCAAGGTCTGAGAGCACATTGATTTCTTCCCGCGCACGTCCAACCTGCAAATATAGGTCTCCCCGTGTTccgggtggtggttcgtGGCTGAATTGGTCGGCATCAGTTGGATCGATGATATCCCATGCCTCGTCAGACCCCTCCGACAACACATCATGAATGCTTTCCTGCTGAATACTAGCACAATCGTTGCCTGATGGGGGGGGTTGCGCAGATGAGGTGATTGAATTCTTTCTCGACGCCCACCGCAACGCCTTGGTAATCATCCGTTTGATAGCGTAAACAAGCATAATGTCGTTATTGGCACAGCCCAAAAGCCCAAAGTGATCTGCGTTCAGGCGAATCAGGTTCTCGTGCCGTACAGAGATCTCGGCAAACTGTGCGTCAACGAGCTACACAGGGAGAATGAAGGGAACCGATTAGCTGACATGAACACAACGCCTACATTCGTAAATGGGAGCGCTTACGATAGTCTTCCTCCAAGTTAACCCTTTTTGTAACCTGGTTGGCAATGTTTCGTACGCTGTAATGACTGAAACGTCTCGAAGTCTTTCCTGGAAGTTTTCTGACACTGTGGCAACCTGGGCGTTTTTCAACTCAGCTTTGATGTATTGAAGTCGTGACAGCTCTTTGACCGTGTGGCGTAGAGTGAGTCTGAGATTCTCCCAGAGATCACGGTTCGCAGATGTAGGGTGTGGAGTACCAAACAGGACGGTTCCCTGGTGAAGCTCTCGTAGGTTTTGGCAAGCTGGAGATTGGTCGTCGTGGTAGATTATGGACAGAGCCTGCAGTGAAATTAGTACCTACTTATCTTGCTAGGTTGTAACTAGAAACCGGATGAGAACATTGAAATCTGTTACCTCTTTCACCAAAATGCCCCCAAGACCATAAGAAAAGACCACGAGCGATGAGCCAAACGCTGATGACTCTACGATTGGTGACACTATGATCTGTTCTAATATTAGCACCTGCTTCAATCA
The sequence above is a segment of the Podospora pseudoanserina strain CBS 124.78 chromosome 5, whole genome shotgun sequence genome. Coding sequences within it:
- a CDS encoding hypothetical protein (EggNog:ENOG503NYQH; COG:S) is translated as MRQLTFRSKPPPRSQLRKLSFDSDQNKQTTAASALIYLLFVPDLCVKEPEKTLNSSWKQLRSSIRCPSNGKAHALGFEYHLGSLSEEESVWESVRAQAKTLVEVLKSEIIVSPIVESSAFGSSLVVFSYGLGGILVKEALSIIYHDDQSPACQNLRELHQGTVLFGTPHPTSANRDLWENLRLTLRHTVKELSRLQYIKAELKNAQVATVSENFQERLRDVSVITAYETLPTRLQKGLTWRKTILVDAQFAEISVRHENLIRLNADHFGLLGCANNDIMLVYAIKRMITKALRWASRKNSITSSAQPPPSGNDCASIQQESIHDVLSEGSDEAWDIIDPTDADQFSHEPPPGTRGDLYLQVGRAREEINVLSDLESCPLSLQAPYTTLKPSDRNVQFTGRQKLLSYMETVLVPRKESKCELIREPHRELAICGMGGVGKTELAREFAFSRQHYFDAVIWVEAEEATQLSEGFELFATYLGANTGQDRVVSRNIAREWFNNPTKRPKARPKDATAPTEGEDGAEDTSNKKASWLLIFNNADDLSLLEDYWPDNPDGSILLTSRNLEAHVGRLTLDLEPFERKEAADLLRQLTPGINHTLPQNVQASLDIAERLGGLPLAITQIAAFITKRDKSLPEFVAFYDRYSVEKLANDRALRSRGAQYKHSIFTVWALEGLSSNSRSVLQVLSFLNPDSIKESLIRPSFPPTQVLPEEYPMDEFDLDEARSDLSQISLIRRNRDDGRLTVHRLVQDVVRSQMERPRMLQMLEFAAFLVLKGWPTAFLQFDHDTATWEASEDLLPHIIKLKGFFDRYSAEIESPEAHHSLARLLLFAGWYLRERNDFEQAKPLLLHVLRLSDASLASSSQYESNKVMTEIRADALFSLSVVEAEVNESIQQNLKYAWEHYELRVKLRDGTVLGEARVAMAHGELAHIQMLAGQYDDAIHNAQIGIDMTEVTEAYKNGSDFPTFASSHQAFALAARGDYDKAMHRLQLALDYWTTHSSEGHLFQLGIVHRCLAFVKRKQGLLDEAFENCFEALQNFRKTVGSKSHYVAHMCSILGSYHMEKIQYETASLYLEAAVKGYRAHSCYRAQLALALFRQAKLQKAMGDTEAAELSLRESMDLYKVVSGIEDVIELTEEQLLSVVPLIWK